One genomic segment of Bombina bombina isolate aBomBom1 chromosome 4, aBomBom1.pri, whole genome shotgun sequence includes these proteins:
- the THBD gene encoding thrombomodulin, producing MRMLLQTIFEVVLFSQLVYLAPTDQQSLDIQPINEKRYSMFWSSKEFKGAKKSCKKMGGKLMTVRNSVEADILSLFLQGMTSSYSVWIGLEQPNKDKCTDTSLKLRGYKWITGDTNTDYTNWMSNEVKCDKHCVSVQENGAWKETSCNDRADGFLCEFSTLDTCQALDLPVGFSASYVLPIGMVVNNWTVLPLNTTASITNVQSTLICTNKGDNGAVWDSDTLGPWPCEIENGGCDYKCHGAVCSCIDGTYLKEDARSCSPLPTPCEPNPCAQQCSPDSSSSLGYICMCDEGYNLSEDEKSCQDIDDCKINPKICDHQCSNTIGGFECSCFPGYEMADGQCEDIDECLNPKYICEHDCNNYPGGYNCSCSDGYIVDAEKPNKCKLFCNKTACNAECNLGVVRDCRCPDGFILDDSNAEGEVDYLAYDQSPLCLDIDECDTEICKHTCLNLLGGYQCVCPEGYILQEDTSCLPEHHDYTMQPAMLLGISVVILSMVTVLIGIICRMVRKHYTEQTVLDYKCKGSDKGVMLQQVKSGYQQNFNDSVIATKAIYSTDPKAILSPPCQSDINVYKEL from the coding sequence ATGAGGATGCTTTTGCAGACTATTTTTGAAGTAGTGCTCTTTTCTCAGCTTGTATATTTGGCTCCCACTGATCAGCAAAGTCTAGATATCCAGCCCATTAATGAGAAAAGGTATTCAATGTTTTGGTCCAGCAAAGAATTCAAGGGAGCAAAGAAAAGCTGCAAGAAAATGGGAGGAAAGTTAATGACTGTGAGAAACTCAGTTGAAGCTGATATCCTCTCTCTGTTTCTACAGGGCATGACCAGCAGCTACAGTGTATGGATTGGGCTTGAACAGCCTAACAAAGATAAATGTACAGACACTTCTTTAAAGCTCAGAGGATATAAATGGATAACAGGTGATACCAACACTGACTACACCAACTGGATGAGCAATGAAGTAAAGTGTGATaaacattgtgtgtctgtgcaGGAAAATGGTGCTTGGAAAGAAACAAGCTGTAATGACAGAGCTGATGGCTTTTTGTGTGAGTTCAGTACTTTAGACACGTGTCAAGCTTTAGACTTACCTGTTGGATTCAGTGCCTCATATGTCTTacctataggaatggtagttaatAATTGGACTGTGCTGCCTCTTAATACCACTGCATCTATAACTAATGTCCAGTCCACTCTTATTTGCACAAATAAAGGTGACAATGGAGCTGTATGGGATTCAGATACACTTGGGCCATGGCCCTGTGAAATTGAAAATGGAGGCTGTGACTATAAATGCCATGGGGCAGTGTGTTCCTGCATTGATGGTACATACCTCAAAGAGGATGCCAGAAGCTGCTCCCCTCTTCCAACACCTTGTGAGCCTAACCCCTGTGCACAGCAGTGTAGCCCTGACAGCTCCTCTTCACTTGGATACATCTGCATGTGCGATGAAGGATACAACCTTTCAGAAGATGAAAAGAGTTGCCAAGATATTGATGATTGCAAAATCAACCCAAAAATCTGTGACCACCAGTGTTCCAACACCATAGGTGGCtttgaatgcagctgtttcccTGGTTATGAGATGGCTGATGGGCAGTGTGAGGACATTGATGAGTGCCTAAACCCAAAATATATTTGTGAGCATGACTGTAACAATTATCCTGGTGGTTACAACTGTTCCTGTTCAGACGGATACATTGTTGATGCAGagaaacccaacaagtgcaaattaTTCTGTAACAAAACTGCCTGTAATGCAGAATGTAACTTGGGGGTGGTCAGGGACTGCAGATGTCCAGATGGCTTTATTTTGGATGATAGCAATGCTGAAGGAGAAGTTGATTATTTGGCATATGATCAATCACCACTTTGCTTAGATATTGATGAATGTGATACAGAGATTTGCAAGCATACCTGTTTAAATCTCCTTGGTGGTTATCAGTGTGTGTGCCCAGAGGGCTACATTCTGCAAGAGGACACATCTTGTCTTCCTGAACACCATGATTATACTATGCAACCAGCCATGCTTCTCGGAATTAGTGTTGTTATCCTGTCTATGGTCACAGTCCTTATAGGAATTATATGTCGAATGGTAAGAAAGCACTATACAGAACAGACTGTCTTGGATTATAAATGTAAGGGCTCAGATAAAGGTGTGATGCTCCAGCAAGTAAAGTCAGGGTACCAGCAAAACTTTAATGACTCTGTAATAGCAACGAAAGCAATATATTCTACTGATCCCAAAGCTATACTTTCACCCCCATGTCAGAGTGATATAAACGTATATAAGGAACTCTGA